DNA sequence from the Vicia villosa cultivar HV-30 ecotype Madison, WI unplaced genomic scaffold, Vvil1.0 ctg.002000F_1_1, whole genome shotgun sequence genome:
GCCACGTGATTTAGTGACGTAAAATTCACGTGGCTAAAAAGGAGGGTTGCGACGTGAAAATCATGTcactaaatatttaaaataatagacATCAAGCTTTCACATACGATTTCCAAAAAATTAGTCGTGACATGTATTTCAAGTTGTTgaccaaaattcaaaaattatgaaaatttgaGTGGGAAATGTTGACCAGTTAAATTGATTGGGCTGACAACTTTAATGTTTGTGgcatgattttcacgtggcagGTTTCTGACACGCTGATATTTGTGGTGTAATTTTCACGTGGCAAGTTTGTGGTGTAATTTTCACGTGACAAATTTGCTCTTCCCCACATATTATCAGTTTCTCTAAATCTCTTCTCACTTCTTATTTTCTAACTTTCCTCTTCTTTTTTCTCcaccatttttcttcttctttttccccTCCAcggtttttcttcttcttctttatttgtTGTCAGTGACTCAAGAACTTGATTTCTTCACTAAAAGGTATGATGtattgtttgaatttttttttgggtTGAATCTTCACTAAAAATATATTGAGTTATGGGCTGTTTgctttttttttatgtattgttgtatatttatataaatatggtttaataattttttattttttaaaatccataaatattagtttttaattcttatatatatttaaaatcgaaataaataatatttttgttatgTTTAATTCgcaaattttagtttttaatttcttatgtttaataaatatatttaactaTGTGTCTATATTAATttctatatatatttataatctgaataaataatgtatactatttatttatattgagttaaaatctaaaattattagtttttttatattaaaacaaagtatataatattttttataatattaaatctaTGTAGAAATTTGAGGCGTGATTTTCACGTGACAAATTTCTGATACATACCAAATCAAATATGCAATGTAAAATGTTGTGTCATGAAAATCGCGTGGCAAAGTTTAACGACATGAAATTTATGTAATAATTTTGTGGCGTAAATTTCACTTGACAAATGAATTACCACAAGCGCTCTTGCCGCATAATTTTTCACGTCGCTAAATGATGGTTGTGGCGTGAAAAGCATGTAGTTAATGACACATAACACTATTTTTCTATAACGCACTACTGTTTTATAATAACCATTTAACTCATTCATGGGTTAAGAactcaaataatattaatttcattGTGTGAATAGCCCTATTGGAGTTTTGGCTATATAATTGAGAAAAAGACATGTAACATAAAGAAGGAAATGTTATTGACTAAAGAGATTCTTTGTcacatttctttttctctttttatgtGAGCATATGGCAATGGCATCCTATGAAGAATCTTATCGAACCTGAGAAAATACACACTGAAAGCTGCATATGAAATATTCTCCTATTAAGCAATGCAtttatattttacttttattttattctgaAATAATTTAATGAAATACACAAGCACGTGTCTAAGTGAAGAAAAAGTAAGAAAGtcattactttatttatttaaaattaatatagaaTAAAGTTGTTTATTCTCTGCAAAAAGCTTATGATTAAGATCGAATTTTCAaactaatttaaatattaatattaataaaaaccgATTAAGACCATAAAGTAAATCAACTAAAAATAATATTCAAtgattatttgaaaataattatataatattatctTACATTGAAACTCCACTTTTAAGAGTCAAAATAGTGTGTGCATGGGTGTAATTAGCCACAacaaaattgagaaaaaaaatacaagaaaaaaaataattaaattgttaCGCATTCTTTCAAGTTTTCAATACTcagaattgattttaaattttgatttattcaattgatgtctagtagaattgattatgtttttaaatttatattattttaaaatataatttttagtttttaagtttaaatatgaattttaaattaaaaattgaaatttagtTCAATTCAATTtcgtaaaaaattattttcaattcacttttatttataattaatttaacaaaattaatttatttaaaattaattttctcaTCATAAAATCAAACATGCTAAATAGACTCACAGATCAAGTTATGCATGATAAAGATTAGAAAAAAGTGTTACGTCATGGACTCAAATTATGTATATATTGACTAACTTTAAACCTAGAAAATGTGGTTCACAATAGATAGAAATTTCTTTGCATTTATATGTGTATAGCTTTTACAAAGTACATTGTCGTGTTCCTCATAAGAAACAAATATAGCTCCCAATCATTTTCAtcttattcaattaaataaataagtgaaCATTATTTTTTGTTGTGATGCTGTCCATTTTCAATTATATATCTAGAGTTGTAATAATGTTGGATGGATTTTAGGGTcgtaaatttgtttaattttatgtttttttgcaTGGGATATGTTAATGGATGCTTGTGTCAGCAAGCATTAAATCTGAAGCTATTGCAATGAAATTTTATCCTTTTCTTTTTTAAGGATGTTTCATTACTTTTGTCACACAATTTATTTAATGATTAATAAATTGGATTATAAAATTTCAACAATTAAAACAACTAAAAATATAGGATTAGAACTCTTGCCAACATTCTCAAAACTAATAAGAAAACAAGTCTCCTTTATTAAGATTAAAAGAAGAAAGAATATTTATATTGTTGGTCGTATTCTTTGAATATACACTATTACGATACCATTTTGAGTTGTCAAGCTTCgcaattttttcatttttgttaccCAAAATTGTTTGGCTCGTCTTGCATTAATAGAGTGCATATTATATCGGGATTCAATTTAAACAGCAATCACAGAAGTAAGATCAAGAAGAAACTTTCttattttctttactttttttaataaagccgaataaaacaatattatcatttttatttataagtCTTATTAGTAAGGCAAATTTTACTAAAACTcctaatattgttttttttttttgcctcatAGAATGAGATTCACGTTATATCGTGTTATGCAAATCgtcaattttattttctaaaaaattgcatttttcatATTTGATAGGTTTGtcagatttttataaaaaaaaaataaggggagGAGATTTTTGAATTAAAGCACTTTGTTTTTTTTGAAGagattatatttttttcaataatttttttttgtttaatacttTTTTATCCCTTACCTATACCTCatagttcattttggtcccttttcTTTTAAAACGATCAATTTTAATCTTTTATCTACTCAAACAGTGTCATATCAGTCATTTCTTATTGTTtacaaataggtatggtgcaccccgataatatctCAAAAGAATTAGTTTCTATATACGATGTTTCTTCTAACGTTCAAGGGGTTATCGTAAAGGCAGTAGATGTCGGCGGTGACTTCaataacaagcaagagtttgatgatcgtGATAGCATGCTAACATGGATTTGTAGAACTGCAACTAGActtggttttggtgtggtaatAGGAATATTGGATGATGGTTCGAAAAGAAGAAACGCTTTTGTAACAatgttgtgcgaaagaagcggAAAATACCATATACTCCTCTAAGAaagtttaaaagagacgacatGGGTAGTAGAAAATGTGAGTGTCCTTTTAAAATTTGTGGTTATATGTTGGCTAGCAAGAAGTGgaaatttagtgttatttgtggtttgcataaccatgatttgtgTTCAAAGTTACAAGGTCATCCTAGTTTATGTCGGCTCAAACCGGAAGAGAAGGCATGTATTAGTGACATGAccttgaatcttgtccaaccgaaaaatatacttaCCATATTGATACGGAAGGAACCCGACATtgtatcaaatataaggcaagtgtacAACATCTAGTACCGCACTAACAAGGCGATTAGGGAAGATAAAatgagatgcaacaactgttGAAATTGTTGGATTATAACACTTACGTGTCCCAGTACAGAACTTGGGACGATGGAGTTATGGTcggagatattttttggactcatccggattcaataaagttgttcaacacgtTCTTGACAGTGCTCATTCTcattctacctacaagaccaacaagtatataCTTCTATTATTTGAAATGGTTGGTATTACATTTACAGAGAAGACATATGTCgttgctttttcttttttggagtgtgaaaaagaggaCAATTTTACATGGGCATTAGAGGTGTTTTGGTCACTTTTGAAGGACCAAGTCGAGATGCCTAAGGCGATTGTTACGGACCGCAATACCGCGTTGATGAATGCGGTAGCAAATGTATTTCCTTCTTCTAAagcattactttgtcgatatcacataacatgtaatatgagaagtaaggttaaacccaCGGTAGGGATGAAACAAGTAGAGACCGAAGGTGGAAATTTGGTGAAGCCCGGTGTGATTGTTGAtcaaataatggatgcatggaatCATATTGTAAATTCTTCGACAAAAGAATTATATGTCGATGTCGTCATTCAATTtcggaaagtgtgtgaaaagtatcctgatttattgaaatatgttgaaagcaccattcttgataATGTGAAGGAGAAGTTTGTTTGTGCATGGACTGATAATGTCCGACACCttgggaatacaaccaccaaCAGAGTTGAGTCGGCACATGCTAGTTTACAAAATTGGTTGGGTAATAGCAAGGGTGACTTGTGTCGAGATTGGGACTTCGTAAATCTCATGATTAAAAACCAACTTAATGAGATACAAACTACATTTAGTTGAAGCATAACGGTGTTGGAACATCGATTTAAGGACAACATTCTTTATTCTCAATTGGTCAGCAATATGTCACGGCCTGGGTTGAACTATATTTTTCACGAGGTGAAATTGTAGGTTTCGATAGTGCAGAGTGTGGTTCCACTATTTCTAAAACATATAGTCTCCCGTGTGCTTGTGTTATTGCTAAAAAGATGAAACTAGGTGAGCCAATAAGAATGGACGAAGTTATCCCTCATTGgaaaagacttagttttgatgatgatggttgcatgGAAGGAGGTAAATCGAATATCTTTATTTCTACCGAATTGGAAGCGATACAAGAGATATTTTCGAAGGTCGGTGACAACAtgaaactccacatcaaagaACAATTGAGGAAGATTGGATATCCCGAAACGACCGGCATGAAACTGCCTTCTCAACCGGTAAATACAAAGGATGCTCCGAAGAAAATGAAGCCTACACCAAATGTCAACTCGATTACACGGTCTCCTTCTTATTGTGAGCACGTTGATAAACTTTTTCCCGACTCACCAACTCCTAAATCTCAAAAAAGTTCCATGAAAGGAGCTCGCATATGCAAACCACCTCCGACACCGATTCCACTGAAAATTCCATTCATCGATGAGATGtcgtttttatgcacaaatacattgaGCGGATCGTCAATGTTGAGGGGGATGGTAATTGCGGTTACCGGACCGTTTGGACTTTGCTCAGTAAATAAGAGGATAGCCATGCGCTTGTCTGTCATCAACTTATACAATAGTTGAAGACACATAAAGACTCTTACACGCGGTTATATGGAgagaaagataaacttgaagcGGTTTATGAATCTCTTGTTCCTTGGTTGAGCGGTCACGCACCGGTTTCAAAATGGATGAGATTCCCGAAAATGGGGCATCTTATTGCATATGCATATGATAGGGTGTGCATTGACTTGACGCACTACAGGTTTTCGAAAACCTTTTTCCTGCTCCGCACCGCACCATCTAGGAATCCAAATGATCGCATCATGTGTATTGGATGGCTTGTAAAATCAAGtcattttgtacaagtttacttgaaaTAGGGATTCCCCATACCACTTACGTCACTAGAATGGGCGACTCATCATAATGCAAATGTCAAGACGTGGCCGGATGtttttgttgataggatgcacGAATTCGAAAGATTGAACAACATTGAAAATGAATCGAATGCGGAAAAGTTCAAGATGGAACCACATATAGATTTAATCGACGacatttgttttgaatttgaaagtgtAATATACTCACTATTTAACATTGCAATATAGTCAATTTTTAACATTGCAATATGCTCACTTTCCTTACTATTATCAATTTTTTCCAATTCCAATATActcattttcattattattttgttgTACTGTAAAAAATGTAACAGCGAAAGTTTCGGAGATGTCTCTACGGAAGCTTCTTAAGATGCAGTCCCTGGGTATTTTTCATAGATATACCTACGGGACAAAAATATATCGGTTCTTTCCATGGATATAGCTACAGAATATTGTGTGACAGAAAATGGATGGTCCATATTCACCTAGGTTTTCTATAAATTTGGAGTTTCTTATGTTTTctttcacacaaacacaaaagtATCTCAATATGATATCAACATCTGTTGGTATGTCGCAAGTGTCTCTTACTCTGACGGCAAAACACTCGGATGAACATTCAAACTCAATGATTACACCTCGCTCGACGATATCATTGACGAAATTCACCATCGCCTACCTTATGGAGACAAACAAAAGGTTGTGAAGCTCGAGTATCGCTCACCTTCAGTTGACAACAAAGGGAACATCGTTTACAGCAACTTTGAGCTCAAGAACCGAGAGGATGTTTTGGCGATGTGGCGAACGTATTTTgattttgaagagaaaattatgCTCGAGTTGGTAGCGATGGTACGAAGAACGGTCGAGCAAATCTTAGAGATGTGCAAGCGTCCACCGGAATattgaaatgtaatatttaattttatgttgaaATCATCAATGTAATACCGATTTTAATTTATGAATGTCATTTTTGTAGTTGCAATGTTGATTTTTTAGTTTTCTGTTTCTAGGTTTCTTCCGTAAATATATATACGGACAAATTTCGTATATGCATCTACAGAAAAATTTGATGTTGAGTAAAAAAAGTGCGTCCAGAGATACATCTATGAAAATAAGGGGTATTTTTGgaagacaatttctttatccacccccaTGGGGTGAAAACCCCTGCTGGAAACCCCAAAATAcccttcagagatgcatctctgaaaaaattgggattttggttaattctgagatgcatcttcgaaaacatccaaaaaaattggaattttatttaattcggatatgcatatccgaaaaaacaccccaaaaaatggtcagaggttttttcggatatgcatatccaaaaaaatcccaaaaaattgaaaattttggaaTATTGATTAATTTAGatatcataaaattgatataatttataagttatgaataataataatgataattatactgttgatatttctattctaatttcaattataaattaaaaaataaaattcataaaaaatttaattattttttgataaattccatattaataattactaaaattataactaatacacaacatatataaaaaataaatacattaataattattcaacaaaaatttaaaataaaa
Encoded proteins:
- the LOC131637452 gene encoding uncharacterized protein LOC131637452, which codes for MVHPDNISKELVSIYDVSSNVQGVIVKAVDVGGDFNNKQEFDDRDSMLTWICRTATRLGFGVVIGILDDGSKRRNAFVTIKKWKFSVICGLHNHDLCSKLQGHPSLCRLKPEEKACISDMTLNLVQPKNILTILIRKEPDIVSNISAHSHSTYKTNKYILLLFEMVGITFTEKTYVVAFSFLECEKEDNFTWALEVFWSLLKDQVEMPKAIVTDRNTALMNAVANEKFVCAWTDNVRHLGNTTTNRVESAHASLQNWLGNSKGDLCRDWDFQYVTAWVELYFSRGEIVGFDSAECGSTISKTYSLPCACVIAKKMKLGEPIRMDEVIPHWKRLSFDDDGCMEGGKSNIFISTELEAIQEIFSKVGDNMKLHIKEQLRKIGYPETTGMKLPSQPVNTKDAPKKMKPTPNVNSITRSPSYCEHVDKLFPDSPTPKSQKSSMKGARICKPPPTPIPLKIPFIDEMSFLCTNTLSGSSMLRGMVIAVTGPFGLCSVNKRIAMRLSVINLYNS